In a single window of the Salmo trutta chromosome 21, fSalTru1.1, whole genome shotgun sequence genome:
- the LOC115157003 gene encoding kinesin-like protein KIF2C isoform X2, translated as MDSTMANLLVGLSVNIQRSDGRVHPANVKTVDSTKRTVMVEWFEKSVCRGKELEMNELWSLNEELFEHMKPANIPAPPEKKFESRLRSSGVPPPSSLPLPRKSTRQTCLFRTLAPVSELAAKTKHDSLSKHDSLSSEYPPSVLKASGVPNRERKRNSQRPTAVLPPVNEALKENEAKSVSSVTSSRRRSVLPQDMSKPVNKRLSNAVKSLDMVPKKGKFEDTNRPNKQFYQMIEEFRETLEVLPLSLSDTVEAHRICVCVRKRPLNNKEVTKNDIDVVSIPGNGTLLLHEPKQKVDLTKYLDNQVFHFDYSFDESSTNDLVYRFTAKPLVQTIFDGGMATCFAYGQTGSGKTHTMGGDFSGKSQNSAKGIYAMAAQDVFALLKQRRYSSLDLCPYVTFFEIYNSKVFDLLNKKAKLRVLEDEKQQVQVVGLQEMYVSCAEDVIKMIEMGSACRTSGQTSANANSSRSHAILQVILRRRNQVHGKFSLVDLAGNERGIDVRSSDRQTLVETAEINRSLLALKECIRSLGMDSHHIPFRMSKLTQVLRDSFIGENSRTCMIAMVSPGMSSCDSTVNTLRYADRVKELNGTLKMNDADLPKKIDEMEVEDSSSSEEDSIVPMTDVYEAISQVSELEERVHEELTGASNIIKLMEMPLYDIEAGATDIVDYARKLLDTVLALQSAIDGERLARMSPKSGYC; from the exons ATGGATTCAACTATGGCGAACCTTCTTGTTGGGCTTTCAGTCAACATCCAAAGAAGCGATG GGCGAGTGCATCCTGCAAATGTCAAAACTGTGGATTCCACAAAGCGTACTGTGATGGTTGAATGGTTTGAGAAATCTGTTTGCAGGGGAAAAGAG cttgaaatgaatgAATTATGGTCCCTGAACGAAGAGCTTTTTGAGCACATGAAACCAGCTAATATACCTGCTCCTCCAGAGAAG AAATTTGAAAGCCGTCTTCGTTCATCCGGGGTCCCTCCTCCTTCCAGTC TTCCACTTCCAAGAAAGTCTACACGGCAGACATGCTTGTTCCGGACCCTTGCTCCTGTCTCTGAGCTTGCTGCTAAGACTAagcatgactccctgtctaaGCATGACTCCCTGTCTTCAGAGTATCCACCCTCTGTCCTCAAAGCTTCAG GTGTGCCCAaccgagagaggaagaggaacagTCAGAGACCAACTGCTGTCCTGCCCCCAGTCAATGAGGCCCTGAAGGAGAATGAGGCCAAGAGTGTTTCCTCAGTCACCTCAA GCAGACGGAGATCAGTGCTACCCCAAGACATGAGCAAACCAGTGAACAAAAGATTGTCCAATGCAGTCAAGAGCTTGGATATGGTGCCCAAGAAAGGAAAA TTTGAAGACACAAATCGACCGAACAAGCAGTTTTACCAGATGATTGAAGAGTTCAGAGAGACCTTGGAAGTACTTCCTTTATCTCTGTCTGATACG GTTGAAGCTCATAGAATTTGTGTGTGCGTTCGCAAGCGTCCTCTCAACAATAAAG AGGTGACTAAGAACGATATTGATGTGGTTTCTATCCCTGGTAATGGAACGCTGCTCCTTCATGAGCCCAAGCAGAAAGTGGACCTGACAAAGTACCTTGACAACCAGGTCTTCCATTTCGACTACTCCTTTGACGAGTCATCCACCAATGACTTAGTGTACAG GTTCACTGCCAAGCCCCTTGTCCAGACCATCTTCGACGGTGGGATGGCAACTTGTTTTGCTTACGGACAAACTGGAAGTGGTAAAACTCAT ACAATGGGAGGAGATTTTTCAGGGAAAAGCCAGAACAGTGCGAAAGGGATCTATGCCATGGCAG CTCAGGATGTATTCGCCCTCCTGAAGCAGAggagatattccagtctggacttGTGTCCCTACGTGACCTTCTTTGAGATCTACAACAGCAAG GTATTTGATCTGCTGAACAAGAAGGCCAAGCTGCGAGTGCTAGAGGATGAGAAACAACAGGTCCAGGTGGTCGGCCTGCAGGAGATGTACGTTTCGTGTGCTGAAGACGTCATCAAGATGATTGAGATGGGCAGTGCATGCAG GACGTCCGGCCAGACGTCAGCCAACGCCAACTCGTCTCGCTCCCACGCCATCCTGCAGGTGATCCTGCGGAGGAGGAACCAGGTGCATGGGAAGTTCTCCCTGGTGGACCTGGCGGGAAACGAGAGGGGCATTGATGTTCGCAGCAGCGACAGACAGACCCTCGTAGAGACAGCCGAGATCAACCGCAGCCTGCTGGCTCTCAAG gaATGCATTCGCTCCTTGGGGATGGACAGCCACCACATCCCCTTCAGGATGAGCAAGCTGACACAGGTACTCCGAGACTCCTTCATCGGCGAGAACTCCAGGACATGCATG ATTGCAATGGTGTCTCCTGGAATGTCCTCATGCGATTCTACTGTGAACACACTACGCTATGCAGACAG AGTGAAGGAACTGAATGGAACGTTAAAGATGAATGATGCGGATCTTCCCAAGAAGATTGATGAGATGGAAGTGGAGGACAGCTCCTCATCAGAAGAG GACTCCATTGTACCCATGACTGACGTGTATGAGGCCATATCCCAGGTTTctgagctggaggagagggtgcacGAGGAGTTAACG GGAGCAAGTAACATTATCAAGCTAATGGAGATGCCATTATATGACATTGAGGCTGGGGCAACTGATATTGTGGACTACGCAAGAAAATTACtgg ACACGGTCCTGGCATTGCAGTCTGCCATTGATGGAGAGCGACTGGCAAGGATGTCACCCAAATCAGGTTATTGCTGA
- the LOC115157003 gene encoding kinesin-like protein KIF2C isoform X1, whose protein sequence is MDSTMANLLVGLSVNIQRSDGRVHPANVKTVDSTKRTVMVEWFEKSVCRGKELEMNELWSLNEELFEHMKPANIPAPPEKKFESRLRSSGVPPPSSPSTPAGPPEETVPLPRKSTRQTCLFRTLAPVSELAAKTKHDSLSKHDSLSSEYPPSVLKASGVPNRERKRNSQRPTAVLPPVNEALKENEAKSVSSVTSSRRRSVLPQDMSKPVNKRLSNAVKSLDMVPKKGKFEDTNRPNKQFYQMIEEFRETLEVLPLSLSDTVEAHRICVCVRKRPLNNKEVTKNDIDVVSIPGNGTLLLHEPKQKVDLTKYLDNQVFHFDYSFDESSTNDLVYRFTAKPLVQTIFDGGMATCFAYGQTGSGKTHTMGGDFSGKSQNSAKGIYAMAAQDVFALLKQRRYSSLDLCPYVTFFEIYNSKVFDLLNKKAKLRVLEDEKQQVQVVGLQEMYVSCAEDVIKMIEMGSACRTSGQTSANANSSRSHAILQVILRRRNQVHGKFSLVDLAGNERGIDVRSSDRQTLVETAEINRSLLALKECIRSLGMDSHHIPFRMSKLTQVLRDSFIGENSRTCMIAMVSPGMSSCDSTVNTLRYADRVKELNGTLKMNDADLPKKIDEMEVEDSSSSEEDSIVPMTDVYEAISQVSELEERVHEELTGASNIIKLMEMPLYDIEAGATDIVDYARKLLDTVLALQSAIDGERLARMSPKSGYC, encoded by the exons ATGGATTCAACTATGGCGAACCTTCTTGTTGGGCTTTCAGTCAACATCCAAAGAAGCGATG GGCGAGTGCATCCTGCAAATGTCAAAACTGTGGATTCCACAAAGCGTACTGTGATGGTTGAATGGTTTGAGAAATCTGTTTGCAGGGGAAAAGAG cttgaaatgaatgAATTATGGTCCCTGAACGAAGAGCTTTTTGAGCACATGAAACCAGCTAATATACCTGCTCCTCCAGAGAAG AAATTTGAAAGCCGTCTTCGTTCATCCGGGGTCCCTCCTCCTTCCAGTC CTTCTACTCCAGCGGGTCCTCCTGAGGAGACAG TTCCACTTCCAAGAAAGTCTACACGGCAGACATGCTTGTTCCGGACCCTTGCTCCTGTCTCTGAGCTTGCTGCTAAGACTAagcatgactccctgtctaaGCATGACTCCCTGTCTTCAGAGTATCCACCCTCTGTCCTCAAAGCTTCAG GTGTGCCCAaccgagagaggaagaggaacagTCAGAGACCAACTGCTGTCCTGCCCCCAGTCAATGAGGCCCTGAAGGAGAATGAGGCCAAGAGTGTTTCCTCAGTCACCTCAA GCAGACGGAGATCAGTGCTACCCCAAGACATGAGCAAACCAGTGAACAAAAGATTGTCCAATGCAGTCAAGAGCTTGGATATGGTGCCCAAGAAAGGAAAA TTTGAAGACACAAATCGACCGAACAAGCAGTTTTACCAGATGATTGAAGAGTTCAGAGAGACCTTGGAAGTACTTCCTTTATCTCTGTCTGATACG GTTGAAGCTCATAGAATTTGTGTGTGCGTTCGCAAGCGTCCTCTCAACAATAAAG AGGTGACTAAGAACGATATTGATGTGGTTTCTATCCCTGGTAATGGAACGCTGCTCCTTCATGAGCCCAAGCAGAAAGTGGACCTGACAAAGTACCTTGACAACCAGGTCTTCCATTTCGACTACTCCTTTGACGAGTCATCCACCAATGACTTAGTGTACAG GTTCACTGCCAAGCCCCTTGTCCAGACCATCTTCGACGGTGGGATGGCAACTTGTTTTGCTTACGGACAAACTGGAAGTGGTAAAACTCAT ACAATGGGAGGAGATTTTTCAGGGAAAAGCCAGAACAGTGCGAAAGGGATCTATGCCATGGCAG CTCAGGATGTATTCGCCCTCCTGAAGCAGAggagatattccagtctggacttGTGTCCCTACGTGACCTTCTTTGAGATCTACAACAGCAAG GTATTTGATCTGCTGAACAAGAAGGCCAAGCTGCGAGTGCTAGAGGATGAGAAACAACAGGTCCAGGTGGTCGGCCTGCAGGAGATGTACGTTTCGTGTGCTGAAGACGTCATCAAGATGATTGAGATGGGCAGTGCATGCAG GACGTCCGGCCAGACGTCAGCCAACGCCAACTCGTCTCGCTCCCACGCCATCCTGCAGGTGATCCTGCGGAGGAGGAACCAGGTGCATGGGAAGTTCTCCCTGGTGGACCTGGCGGGAAACGAGAGGGGCATTGATGTTCGCAGCAGCGACAGACAGACCCTCGTAGAGACAGCCGAGATCAACCGCAGCCTGCTGGCTCTCAAG gaATGCATTCGCTCCTTGGGGATGGACAGCCACCACATCCCCTTCAGGATGAGCAAGCTGACACAGGTACTCCGAGACTCCTTCATCGGCGAGAACTCCAGGACATGCATG ATTGCAATGGTGTCTCCTGGAATGTCCTCATGCGATTCTACTGTGAACACACTACGCTATGCAGACAG AGTGAAGGAACTGAATGGAACGTTAAAGATGAATGATGCGGATCTTCCCAAGAAGATTGATGAGATGGAAGTGGAGGACAGCTCCTCATCAGAAGAG GACTCCATTGTACCCATGACTGACGTGTATGAGGCCATATCCCAGGTTTctgagctggaggagagggtgcacGAGGAGTTAACG GGAGCAAGTAACATTATCAAGCTAATGGAGATGCCATTATATGACATTGAGGCTGGGGCAACTGATATTGTGGACTACGCAAGAAAATTACtgg ACACGGTCCTGGCATTGCAGTCTGCCATTGATGGAGAGCGACTGGCAAGGATGTCACCCAAATCAGGTTATTGCTGA
- the LOC115157003 gene encoding kinesin-like protein KIF2C isoform X3, with amino-acid sequence MDSTMANLLVGLSVNIQRSDGRVHPANVKTVDSTKRTVMVEWFEKSVCRGKELEMNELWSLNEELFEHMKPANIPAPPEKKFESRLRSSGVPPPSSRVPNRERKRNSQRPTAVLPPVNEALKENEAKSVSSVTSSRRRSVLPQDMSKPVNKRLSNAVKSLDMVPKKGKFEDTNRPNKQFYQMIEEFRETLEVLPLSLSDTVEAHRICVCVRKRPLNNKEVTKNDIDVVSIPGNGTLLLHEPKQKVDLTKYLDNQVFHFDYSFDESSTNDLVYRFTAKPLVQTIFDGGMATCFAYGQTGSGKTHTMGGDFSGKSQNSAKGIYAMAAQDVFALLKQRRYSSLDLCPYVTFFEIYNSKVFDLLNKKAKLRVLEDEKQQVQVVGLQEMYVSCAEDVIKMIEMGSACRTSGQTSANANSSRSHAILQVILRRRNQVHGKFSLVDLAGNERGIDVRSSDRQTLVETAEINRSLLALKECIRSLGMDSHHIPFRMSKLTQVLRDSFIGENSRTCMIAMVSPGMSSCDSTVNTLRYADRVKELNGTLKMNDADLPKKIDEMEVEDSSSSEEDSIVPMTDVYEAISQVSELEERVHEELTGASNIIKLMEMPLYDIEAGATDIVDYARKLLDTVLALQSAIDGERLARMSPKSGYC; translated from the exons ATGGATTCAACTATGGCGAACCTTCTTGTTGGGCTTTCAGTCAACATCCAAAGAAGCGATG GGCGAGTGCATCCTGCAAATGTCAAAACTGTGGATTCCACAAAGCGTACTGTGATGGTTGAATGGTTTGAGAAATCTGTTTGCAGGGGAAAAGAG cttgaaatgaatgAATTATGGTCCCTGAACGAAGAGCTTTTTGAGCACATGAAACCAGCTAATATACCTGCTCCTCCAGAGAAG AAATTTGAAAGCCGTCTTCGTTCATCCGGGGTCCCTCCTCCTTCCAGTC GTGTGCCCAaccgagagaggaagaggaacagTCAGAGACCAACTGCTGTCCTGCCCCCAGTCAATGAGGCCCTGAAGGAGAATGAGGCCAAGAGTGTTTCCTCAGTCACCTCAA GCAGACGGAGATCAGTGCTACCCCAAGACATGAGCAAACCAGTGAACAAAAGATTGTCCAATGCAGTCAAGAGCTTGGATATGGTGCCCAAGAAAGGAAAA TTTGAAGACACAAATCGACCGAACAAGCAGTTTTACCAGATGATTGAAGAGTTCAGAGAGACCTTGGAAGTACTTCCTTTATCTCTGTCTGATACG GTTGAAGCTCATAGAATTTGTGTGTGCGTTCGCAAGCGTCCTCTCAACAATAAAG AGGTGACTAAGAACGATATTGATGTGGTTTCTATCCCTGGTAATGGAACGCTGCTCCTTCATGAGCCCAAGCAGAAAGTGGACCTGACAAAGTACCTTGACAACCAGGTCTTCCATTTCGACTACTCCTTTGACGAGTCATCCACCAATGACTTAGTGTACAG GTTCACTGCCAAGCCCCTTGTCCAGACCATCTTCGACGGTGGGATGGCAACTTGTTTTGCTTACGGACAAACTGGAAGTGGTAAAACTCAT ACAATGGGAGGAGATTTTTCAGGGAAAAGCCAGAACAGTGCGAAAGGGATCTATGCCATGGCAG CTCAGGATGTATTCGCCCTCCTGAAGCAGAggagatattccagtctggacttGTGTCCCTACGTGACCTTCTTTGAGATCTACAACAGCAAG GTATTTGATCTGCTGAACAAGAAGGCCAAGCTGCGAGTGCTAGAGGATGAGAAACAACAGGTCCAGGTGGTCGGCCTGCAGGAGATGTACGTTTCGTGTGCTGAAGACGTCATCAAGATGATTGAGATGGGCAGTGCATGCAG GACGTCCGGCCAGACGTCAGCCAACGCCAACTCGTCTCGCTCCCACGCCATCCTGCAGGTGATCCTGCGGAGGAGGAACCAGGTGCATGGGAAGTTCTCCCTGGTGGACCTGGCGGGAAACGAGAGGGGCATTGATGTTCGCAGCAGCGACAGACAGACCCTCGTAGAGACAGCCGAGATCAACCGCAGCCTGCTGGCTCTCAAG gaATGCATTCGCTCCTTGGGGATGGACAGCCACCACATCCCCTTCAGGATGAGCAAGCTGACACAGGTACTCCGAGACTCCTTCATCGGCGAGAACTCCAGGACATGCATG ATTGCAATGGTGTCTCCTGGAATGTCCTCATGCGATTCTACTGTGAACACACTACGCTATGCAGACAG AGTGAAGGAACTGAATGGAACGTTAAAGATGAATGATGCGGATCTTCCCAAGAAGATTGATGAGATGGAAGTGGAGGACAGCTCCTCATCAGAAGAG GACTCCATTGTACCCATGACTGACGTGTATGAGGCCATATCCCAGGTTTctgagctggaggagagggtgcacGAGGAGTTAACG GGAGCAAGTAACATTATCAAGCTAATGGAGATGCCATTATATGACATTGAGGCTGGGGCAACTGATATTGTGGACTACGCAAGAAAATTACtgg ACACGGTCCTGGCATTGCAGTCTGCCATTGATGGAGAGCGACTGGCAAGGATGTCACCCAAATCAGGTTATTGCTGA